One segment of Rhodopirellula baltica SH 1 DNA contains the following:
- a CDS encoding coproporphyrinogen-III oxidase family protein, which produces MTTASTQDESREKQPEGSKTEVGSYFISNYPPYSQWKADSLDEVKQRMASAPTSENPLGLYLHIPFCRKRCKFCYFKVFTDVKAQEVQRYVDALCNEISMVSQLPVMGDRPFRFVYFGGGTPSFLSPKQLTKLADRLREHITWDGAEEVTFECEPGTLSETKVKTLREQLGVTRLSLGIENFSDKLLEENGRAHLSKQVFSAWEWIEAAQFPNVNIDLISGMVGETWENWKDNIRRTIDMSPESVTIYQMELPFNTVYSADILGNKIQSPVADWQTKRDWVSYAFDEMTSAGYKVSSAYTLVKDTGKVNFSYRDNLWRGADLLATGIASFGHAAGAHYQNLPHMEQYLGAIEGGELPLGRGFVPTEHQALIREMILLLKRGFLEREYFQSKFDVDIVENWKPVWDGYVEEGLAEIHADEVKLTREGLLRVDSMLPAFFEPEHQNVRYT; this is translated from the coding sequence ATGACGACTGCATCGACCCAGGACGAGTCTCGCGAAAAACAGCCCGAAGGCAGCAAGACTGAAGTCGGTAGTTACTTCATCAGCAATTATCCGCCCTACAGTCAGTGGAAGGCGGATTCGCTCGACGAGGTGAAGCAGCGGATGGCTTCGGCGCCGACCAGTGAAAATCCACTGGGTTTGTATTTGCACATTCCGTTCTGCCGGAAACGCTGCAAGTTTTGCTATTTCAAGGTTTTCACTGACGTCAAAGCACAAGAAGTCCAACGCTATGTCGATGCGTTGTGCAACGAGATTTCGATGGTCAGCCAGTTGCCAGTGATGGGTGATCGGCCGTTCCGCTTTGTCTATTTTGGCGGAGGCACACCCAGTTTTCTGTCACCGAAGCAATTGACGAAGCTGGCCGATCGATTGCGAGAACACATCACTTGGGACGGTGCCGAGGAGGTCACGTTCGAGTGTGAACCAGGCACACTGAGTGAGACCAAGGTCAAAACGCTGCGAGAGCAGTTGGGTGTGACCCGATTGAGTCTCGGGATCGAGAACTTTTCTGATAAGTTGCTGGAAGAGAACGGGCGAGCACACCTTTCCAAACAAGTTTTCTCGGCGTGGGAATGGATTGAAGCGGCTCAGTTTCCCAACGTCAACATCGATTTGATCTCGGGGATGGTCGGAGAGACGTGGGAGAATTGGAAAGATAACATTCGACGAACAATCGATATGTCACCCGAGAGTGTGACGATCTACCAAATGGAATTGCCGTTCAATACCGTTTATAGCGCGGATATCTTAGGGAACAAGATTCAAAGTCCTGTCGCGGATTGGCAAACCAAACGGGATTGGGTCAGCTATGCCTTCGACGAAATGACATCGGCGGGCTACAAAGTCAGCAGTGCCTATACATTGGTCAAAGACACGGGCAAAGTTAACTTTTCGTACCGCGACAACTTGTGGCGAGGTGCCGATTTGTTAGCGACTGGCATCGCGAGTTTTGGGCACGCCGCAGGTGCTCATTACCAGAACTTGCCGCACATGGAGCAGTATCTCGGTGCGATCGAAGGTGGAGAGCTGCCACTGGGACGCGGGTTTGTGCCGACCGAACACCAAGCATTGATCCGCGAAATGATCTTGTTGCTAAAGCGTGGGTTCCTCGAGCGTGAATATTTCCAATCGAAGTTTGACGTTGATATCGTTGAGAATTGGAAACCGGTCTGGGATGGATATGTGGAAGAAGGGTTGGCGGAGATCCATGCCGATGAAGTGAAATTGACTCGCGAAGGATTATTGCGAGTGGATTCGATGCTTCCTGCGTTCTTCGAACCTGAACATCAGAACGTTCGCTACACATGA
- a CDS encoding outer membrane protein assembly factor BamB family protein produces the protein MFYRRNDTFQRFQDISSARKVPAMLRFGCCFALLWGGFVLPSVTAEDLSSQIWPTSRGDFAATGASPKGLADGLVLQWETKTAEAIESAPVSDGKHVFVVDVMGGIEALKLATGESLWRHELDTGFVASPSLYVPQNISQTIGAVNVLDAGDLPEDTSPMTAEQIDAWSATQTTVLVSGDVEGNVVAWDPASGEQLWKGLTDGEISASPSFYVLRHLGASGEIELQPRALVTSQDGSLYCFAMKSGELIWKYETGDQIRCGASVGDGKTYLGGCDGGLHVVDLTTGKASRAAIPLGGPTGSTPAIRDGKLFVPIMDGVLYAFTPQNDSEDDVMPTWEYSDPDRAQEYRGSVAVNDDVVIVTSRNKTVDAIERSSGKLRWRVTLKRRADASPVIAGDDVWVASTDGRLLRLSIENGDEKWNFEIRGAFIGEPAIVGERLVIADDEGVVRSFGPK, from the coding sequence ATGTTTTACCGCCGCAATGACACGTTTCAACGCTTCCAAGACATCTCGTCGGCTAGAAAGGTTCCCGCCATGCTTCGCTTCGGTTGCTGCTTTGCCTTGCTGTGGGGCGGATTTGTTTTGCCATCGGTGACCGCAGAGGATCTCAGCTCTCAGATTTGGCCCACATCGAGAGGCGATTTTGCCGCAACGGGGGCTAGCCCGAAGGGGCTTGCCGACGGATTGGTTCTACAATGGGAAACGAAAACCGCCGAAGCAATCGAGTCAGCACCAGTCAGCGACGGCAAACATGTTTTCGTCGTTGATGTGATGGGTGGAATCGAAGCTCTCAAGCTCGCAACGGGAGAGTCGCTTTGGCGCCATGAACTGGACACAGGGTTCGTTGCTTCACCTTCGTTGTATGTTCCGCAAAACATCAGCCAAACGATTGGTGCAGTGAATGTTTTGGATGCCGGTGATCTGCCCGAAGACACCTCTCCGATGACGGCGGAACAGATCGATGCTTGGTCGGCGACTCAGACCACTGTGTTGGTTTCAGGAGATGTTGAAGGGAATGTCGTAGCTTGGGATCCAGCTTCTGGGGAGCAGCTTTGGAAAGGTCTGACCGACGGCGAGATCAGTGCTTCGCCATCGTTCTATGTGCTGCGGCATCTTGGAGCATCCGGCGAAATCGAACTGCAACCGAGAGCTTTGGTCACTAGCCAGGACGGCAGCTTGTATTGCTTCGCGATGAAGTCCGGAGAGCTGATCTGGAAATACGAAACCGGCGATCAAATTCGGTGTGGTGCCTCGGTCGGCGACGGAAAGACCTATCTAGGCGGTTGCGACGGCGGCCTGCACGTGGTGGATTTGACCACCGGAAAGGCTTCACGGGCGGCGATTCCGCTGGGGGGACCAACTGGAAGTACGCCCGCGATTCGCGATGGCAAATTGTTTGTTCCGATCATGGATGGAGTTTTGTATGCGTTCACGCCGCAGAATGATTCCGAGGATGACGTCATGCCGACGTGGGAGTACAGCGATCCCGATCGAGCGCAAGAGTATCGCGGCAGTGTTGCCGTGAATGATGATGTGGTGATCGTTACGAGCCGAAACAAAACGGTCGATGCAATTGAGCGTTCATCAGGCAAACTGCGCTGGAGAGTGACACTGAAGCGACGTGCTGACGCCTCTCCCGTAATTGCCGGCGACGATGTATGGGTCGCTTCCACCGACGGTCGCCTTCTTCGTTTGTCGATCGAGAATGGGGATGAAAAATGGAATTTCGAGATTCGTGGTGCCTTCATTGGCGAACCCGCCATCGTAGGGGAACGCTTGGTCATCGCGGATGACGAAGGTGTGGTTCGAAGTTTTGGGCCGAAGTAA
- the recR gene encoding recombination mediator RecR translates to MSGHAGAVSDLVDQLSKLPGIGRKSAERLAFHLLRVHEDEALALASAIRRVRTDVRYCSVCYNLSETELCRICSDPKRDATRLCVVEQPRDLLSLDASGVYSGLYHVLLGRIAPLDGITPDQLTIDSLVERVRTGNFSEIIMATNPTVEGDGTSLYLSNLMQEFPVEITRLARGITSGSVLEYANREIIADALTGRQRL, encoded by the coding sequence ATGAGCGGACATGCCGGTGCGGTCTCTGATCTAGTCGATCAACTCAGCAAGCTTCCCGGGATCGGTCGCAAAAGCGCTGAGCGGTTGGCGTTTCACTTGTTGCGAGTCCATGAGGATGAGGCATTGGCGTTGGCATCGGCCATTCGCCGGGTTCGCACCGACGTTCGATATTGTTCGGTTTGCTACAACTTGTCCGAGACGGAGTTGTGCAGGATTTGCTCCGATCCCAAACGCGACGCGACCCGGTTGTGTGTCGTCGAACAGCCCCGCGATCTGCTCAGCCTCGATGCGTCCGGGGTCTATTCCGGTCTGTACCACGTCTTGCTCGGTCGAATTGCACCCCTCGACGGGATTACACCCGACCAACTGACCATCGATTCACTGGTGGAACGGGTGCGAACCGGAAATTTTTCTGAGATCATCATGGCGACCAATCCAACGGTCGAAGGCGATGGGACTTCTCTGTATTTATCGAACTTAATGCAGGAATTTCCGGTGGAAATCACACGATTGGCTCGTGGCATCACGTCGGGCAGTGTCCTGGAATATGCCAATCGTGAAATAATTGCCGATGCGTTGACGGGTAGGCAGCGGTTATAA
- a CDS encoding D-TA family PLP-dependent enzyme gives MSNVDQVYSPGLLVYADRVQANLDRMIEMAGGADKLRPHVKTHKMPAIVELSVASGITRFKSATIAEAEMTAAAGAVDVLLAVQPVGPNIGRFIKLIQRYPGCLFSCLVDDLSVLASLEAAFELAGLQGSVWIDIDVGMHRTGIAPNDSATELVRSIQTSDHVRLAGIHVYDGHLHDTDSEKLRRQFDEAVKPFWIWFEDIQRASGGQLNLVAGGTPTSAFWQANAQARQVKVETGAGTTVLWDAGQPTFSPSMPFEAAAAVLTRVISRPTEFDVCLDLGHKAIASEMPLPRVSWLNFDADHEVVGHNEEHMVLRTKQPCQLRCGDVLYGVPVHICPTVALHQHAECVRDHRAIEKWPVVARNRMLSI, from the coding sequence GTGAGCAATGTTGACCAGGTTTATTCACCTGGGTTATTGGTTTACGCCGACCGAGTCCAAGCCAATTTGGACCGCATGATCGAGATGGCGGGCGGAGCTGACAAGCTGAGGCCTCACGTCAAAACTCACAAGATGCCTGCCATTGTTGAGTTAAGCGTCGCGTCCGGAATCACTCGTTTTAAATCCGCGACGATCGCGGAGGCCGAGATGACCGCGGCGGCTGGTGCGGTGGATGTCCTTTTGGCGGTTCAGCCGGTTGGGCCAAACATCGGACGGTTCATCAAGTTGATTCAGCGGTATCCAGGATGTTTGTTTTCCTGTCTCGTTGACGATCTATCCGTTTTGGCGAGCTTGGAAGCTGCGTTTGAATTAGCAGGTCTTCAAGGAAGTGTTTGGATTGACATTGATGTCGGGATGCATCGGACGGGGATCGCACCAAACGATTCCGCAACCGAATTGGTTCGCTCGATTCAAACCAGCGATCATGTTCGGTTGGCTGGGATTCATGTTTACGATGGTCACCTGCACGATACCGACTCGGAAAAATTGAGGCGTCAATTTGACGAAGCCGTGAAACCATTCTGGATTTGGTTTGAGGACATCCAGCGTGCGAGTGGCGGGCAATTGAATCTGGTTGCTGGTGGAACGCCCACCTCCGCTTTTTGGCAGGCCAACGCACAAGCTCGGCAAGTGAAGGTTGAAACAGGTGCGGGGACAACCGTTTTGTGGGACGCAGGTCAGCCTACTTTTTCGCCCTCCATGCCGTTCGAAGCCGCCGCGGCAGTTTTGACTCGCGTGATCAGTCGGCCGACCGAGTTTGATGTTTGTCTAGATCTTGGACACAAGGCGATTGCGTCAGAAATGCCGTTGCCTCGTGTGAGTTGGCTGAACTTCGACGCCGATCACGAGGTTGTTGGGCACAACGAAGAACACATGGTTCTGCGAACCAAGCAACCCTGCCAACTTCGTTGCGGCGACGTGTTGTATGGGGTTCCCGTTCACATTTGTCCGACGGTCGCGTTGCATCAACACGCGGAATGCGTGCGTGATCATCGGGCGATTGAAAAGTGGCCCGTCGTGGCCCGGAACCGAATGCTTTCGATTTGA
- the aroE gene encoding shikimate dehydrogenase, with product MICVSLGRARHKRMIAEHQFLVEQGAQLVELRLDYISRAVDLKRLLNDRPGPVVATVRRKEDGGRWERSEQDRLMLLRSVIAAGAEYVDIEADVAAQIPRYGNTKRIISYHDFSGTPENLDELHEAMAAEDADIVKIACMANSFSDNIRMINLCKNAKIPTIGICMGEIGMLTRILANRVGSPFTYATFSSDKKLAPGQLNWKEMNSVYHYETIKEDTALFGVIADPVAHSHSPLIHNAAFVDAGLNARYLPLRVPKDDLPSFMRTCKELGIQGISITIPHKESALQYCTQAESSCTGIGAINTMIFNGDDRLGYNTDYRAAMDCIEESFKIERGTENSLQGKTALVLGAGGVSRAIAWGLRQRKCDVTISSRTRERAEMLAADIGCRVIDWEERHEAKVQLLINGTPIGMHPDVDNTPFNQSALNQFMVVFDTVYNPENTLLIKQATQKQSRVITGVDMFVRQAAYQFKLFTGQEASIELMRKKIKEATNPVRLN from the coding sequence ATGATTTGTGTCAGTCTCGGCCGCGCCCGCCACAAACGCATGATCGCCGAGCACCAGTTTTTGGTCGAACAAGGTGCTCAGCTCGTAGAACTGCGTCTCGATTACATTTCTCGCGCCGTCGACCTGAAACGATTACTCAATGACCGTCCGGGTCCCGTGGTCGCCACGGTTCGCAGGAAAGAAGACGGCGGTCGGTGGGAAAGATCCGAACAAGATCGCTTGATGCTCCTGCGGAGTGTTATCGCTGCGGGTGCCGAGTACGTCGACATCGAAGCCGACGTCGCGGCACAGATTCCGCGTTACGGCAACACCAAACGAATCATCAGCTACCACGACTTCAGTGGCACTCCGGAGAATTTGGACGAACTGCACGAGGCCATGGCGGCGGAAGACGCAGACATCGTCAAAATCGCTTGCATGGCGAATTCATTCTCGGACAACATCCGAATGATCAACCTCTGCAAGAACGCGAAAATTCCGACGATCGGGATCTGCATGGGCGAGATCGGCATGCTAACGCGAATCCTGGCCAACCGTGTCGGATCGCCGTTCACCTACGCAACGTTCAGCTCTGACAAAAAGCTTGCACCTGGCCAGCTCAACTGGAAAGAGATGAACAGCGTTTATCATTACGAGACCATCAAGGAAGACACCGCTTTATTCGGCGTGATCGCGGATCCGGTCGCTCATAGCCACAGCCCGTTGATCCACAACGCTGCTTTCGTCGACGCGGGACTGAACGCACGATACCTTCCGCTGCGTGTGCCGAAAGATGACCTGCCATCCTTCATGCGGACTTGCAAGGAACTGGGGATTCAAGGAATCAGTATCACGATTCCCCACAAGGAGTCGGCACTTCAATACTGCACACAGGCGGAATCCAGTTGCACCGGTATCGGCGCGATCAACACGATGATCTTCAACGGCGATGATCGCCTCGGCTACAACACCGACTATCGCGCCGCAATGGATTGCATCGAAGAATCTTTCAAGATCGAACGGGGAACCGAGAATTCGCTGCAAGGAAAAACAGCTCTGGTCCTCGGTGCCGGCGGCGTCTCACGTGCCATCGCGTGGGGACTACGTCAACGCAAATGCGACGTCACCATCAGTTCGCGAACACGTGAACGAGCCGAGATGTTGGCTGCTGACATCGGTTGTCGTGTGATCGACTGGGAAGAACGGCACGAGGCAAAGGTCCAGCTTTTGATCAATGGAACGCCCATTGGGATGCACCCCGACGTCGACAACACTCCCTTCAATCAGTCGGCCCTCAACCAGTTCATGGTTGTATTCGACACAGTCTACAACCCTGAAAACACTCTTCTGATCAAACAAGCGACGCAGAAACAATCTCGTGTGATCACGGGAGTCGACATGTTTGTTCGACAAGCCGCGTACCAGTTCAAGCTATTCACCGGGCAAGAGGCGTCGATCGAGTTGATGCGAAAGAAAATCAAAGAGGCAACCAACCCAGTTCGTTTGAACTAA
- a CDS encoding S1C family serine protease has product MSASKRSTIVVLAVMNLSLMLTVAGLLFWRPGPVRSAPPAIETQRSMVASEASDEAAPKVPVHTPTAGNLAESESRTIELFRVTSPSVVHITTSKVARDYFSMNVQEIPQGSGTGFVWDKAGHIVTNNHVIQNADVAMVAFDDQTSFPAKLVGVAPDKDLAVLLIDAPPERLRPIPRGVSADLEVGRTALAIGNPFGLDQTLTTGVISALGREIKSDSGVPIKDVIQTDAAINPGNSGGPLLDRSGQLIGVNTAIYSPSGAYAGIGFAIPVDTVRWVVPELIEHGRIIRPGIAITVASDSMSKRFKLPPGVLILDMPERGNAERAGLRPTRRTRFGDIVLGDIIVAVDEMPVASTADLTLIFENYESGDVVDLTVIRQGTELVLPVELETLD; this is encoded by the coding sequence ATGTCGGCCTCGAAACGATCCACCATCGTTGTCTTGGCAGTCATGAATCTGAGCTTGATGCTCACGGTGGCTGGCCTTTTGTTCTGGCGTCCGGGCCCCGTGCGGTCGGCGCCGCCTGCGATCGAAACTCAGCGGTCGATGGTTGCTTCGGAGGCAAGTGACGAAGCTGCACCGAAGGTTCCGGTACATACTCCCACTGCGGGCAACTTAGCTGAGTCAGAGTCGCGAACGATCGAATTGTTTCGCGTCACGTCTCCTTCTGTCGTTCACATCACGACGTCCAAGGTGGCACGTGACTATTTCAGCATGAACGTGCAGGAGATTCCGCAAGGCAGCGGGACCGGGTTTGTTTGGGACAAAGCCGGGCACATCGTGACTAACAACCACGTCATTCAAAATGCCGATGTTGCGATGGTTGCGTTTGATGATCAAACCAGCTTTCCTGCGAAGCTCGTCGGTGTTGCCCCTGACAAAGACTTGGCAGTTCTTCTGATCGATGCACCGCCAGAGCGTTTGCGTCCGATTCCACGAGGTGTGTCGGCGGATTTAGAAGTTGGCCGGACCGCACTTGCCATCGGCAATCCATTCGGTCTCGATCAAACACTTACGACCGGTGTCATCAGCGCGCTCGGTCGCGAAATCAAATCAGATTCTGGTGTGCCTATCAAAGATGTGATCCAGACCGATGCTGCGATCAATCCCGGCAACAGCGGCGGGCCTCTGTTGGATCGGTCGGGACAACTGATCGGCGTGAACACGGCAATCTACAGCCCATCGGGCGCCTACGCGGGAATAGGTTTCGCCATCCCCGTCGATACGGTTCGGTGGGTTGTTCCTGAACTGATCGAACATGGTCGTATCATTCGTCCCGGAATCGCGATCACAGTTGCGAGCGATTCGATGAGCAAGCGATTCAAGCTTCCGCCTGGGGTCTTGATTCTGGATATGCCCGAACGCGGGAACGCTGAGCGAGCGGGATTGCGACCGACCCGTCGGACTCGCTTCGGAGACATTGTTCTTGGTGATATCATTGTCGCGGTCGACGAGATGCCTGTCGCATCAACAGCGGACCTGACGCTGATTTTTGAGAACTACGAAAGCGGTGACGTTGTCGACTTGACCGTGATTCGTCAGGGGACCGAGTTGGTCCTGCCCGTTGAACTCGAAACATTGGATTGA
- a CDS encoding YbaB/EbfC family nucleoid-associated protein gives MFKGLGNLGNIASMVGKLQEIPQKMQELNEQMRSERVSASSSCNHVEVVMNGIGEVQSVEIAPEILGVGGGEVVAPEDLQHAIRDATNAAGAAAKQLYASAISQLASDMDLNMPGVDGLLSSLTGGNG, from the coding sequence ATGTTCAAAGGCCTCGGCAATCTCGGCAACATCGCATCGATGGTTGGCAAGCTGCAAGAAATTCCGCAGAAGATGCAGGAGCTCAACGAGCAAATGAGGAGTGAGCGTGTCTCGGCCAGTTCGTCATGCAATCACGTTGAAGTGGTGATGAATGGGATCGGTGAGGTTCAGTCGGTCGAAATTGCGCCAGAAATTTTGGGCGTCGGTGGCGGCGAAGTGGTTGCCCCCGAAGACCTTCAGCATGCCATTCGTGACGCAACCAACGCGGCGGGAGCGGCTGCAAAGCAGCTGTACGCCAGTGCGATCAGCCAGCTTGCATCCGACATGGATTTGAACATGCCCGGTGTCGATGGGTTGCTGTCGAGTTTGACAGGCGGCAATGGATGA
- the rpoN gene encoding RNA polymerase factor sigma-54, with protein sequence MRMSVGLQARQSQVQKLAPRMIQSMEILQMPTLALQERIEQEMNENPLLEQQTGDPLNPDDGDDEIPDKDTRSESEKELVVDNDHDNKDDFERLLNMDSDLPSTFDDSFRQSANRMSEDADRRHDMMANAQSRPESLNDYLLHQLAEMDIDDEVEQIAERIISTLNASDGGYLRMPLADLLPSGHSKEDFEKAEEALAVVQSLEPSGIAARDLSECLISQLDPSVAHFDELSTLIRSHLNDLAENRLPQISKKTGFSIELIQELREELHLLNPKPGAAFLETYVPNVTPDIILEQDESGEYRVRLDDDRVPTLFISEYYRRRLQASDCSDAEREFIKQKINGAQWLIDSIEQRRSTLTRVSEAIVEHQKRFLDEGPEAIEPLKMQQIADKVGVHVTTVSRAVDDKWIQTPRGILPLRRFFVGGTQTEDGDDVAWDTIRLKLQELIDKEDKSKPYSDENLVDELKKAGMTVARRTVTKYRKKMGIPSSRQRRDWSLTAS encoded by the coding sequence ATGCGGATGTCAGTGGGGCTTCAGGCCCGGCAAAGCCAAGTACAGAAACTCGCTCCACGGATGATCCAGTCGATGGAAATCCTGCAGATGCCCACGTTGGCATTGCAGGAACGCATCGAGCAGGAGATGAACGAGAATCCTTTGCTGGAGCAACAGACCGGGGATCCATTGAACCCGGACGATGGCGATGACGAGATCCCTGACAAGGACACTCGCAGCGAAAGCGAAAAAGAACTTGTTGTCGACAACGATCACGACAACAAGGATGACTTCGAGCGTTTGCTGAACATGGACTCGGATTTGCCGAGCACGTTTGATGATTCATTTCGTCAAAGTGCGAACCGCATGTCAGAAGACGCTGACCGTCGCCACGACATGATGGCCAACGCTCAGTCGCGGCCCGAATCGCTGAACGACTATTTGCTGCATCAGCTCGCGGAGATGGACATCGATGACGAGGTGGAGCAAATTGCCGAACGCATCATCAGTACGCTGAATGCTTCCGATGGCGGGTATCTGCGGATGCCGTTGGCTGATCTTTTGCCATCTGGCCATTCGAAGGAAGACTTTGAAAAAGCCGAAGAAGCATTGGCAGTGGTTCAATCATTGGAACCAAGCGGAATCGCAGCTCGCGATTTGAGCGAATGCTTGATCTCGCAATTGGATCCCTCGGTCGCGCACTTCGATGAACTGTCGACATTGATTCGATCGCATCTCAATGATTTGGCGGAGAACCGACTCCCGCAAATCAGCAAGAAAACCGGTTTCTCAATCGAGTTGATTCAAGAGCTTCGCGAAGAACTGCATCTCTTGAATCCGAAGCCAGGCGCAGCGTTCTTGGAGACCTATGTTCCGAACGTGACGCCGGACATCATTTTGGAGCAAGATGAATCGGGCGAGTATCGAGTTCGCCTGGACGATGATCGAGTGCCGACCTTGTTCATCAGCGAATACTACCGCCGTCGATTGCAAGCTTCGGATTGCTCTGATGCGGAGCGGGAATTCATCAAACAAAAGATCAACGGCGCACAGTGGCTGATTGATTCGATCGAACAACGTCGCAGTACTTTGACTCGGGTATCCGAAGCCATTGTCGAGCATCAAAAACGGTTCTTGGATGAAGGTCCAGAAGCGATTGAGCCTCTCAAGATGCAGCAAATCGCGGACAAGGTCGGTGTCCACGTGACAACGGTGAGTCGCGCGGTGGACGACAAATGGATTCAAACTCCCCGCGGAATTCTTCCGCTACGTCGGTTTTTCGTTGGTGGGACCCAGACCGAAGACGGCGACGATGTAGCTTGGGACACGATCCGCTTGAAACTCCAAGAGCTGATCGACAAGGAAGACAAGAGCAAGCCTTACAGCGATGAAAATCTCGTCGATGAGTTGAAGAAAGCTGGTATGACCGTCGCCCGCCGAACCGTCACCAAATACCGAAAGAAGATGGGGATTCCTAGCAGTCGTCAACGTCGCGATTGGAGTCTCACCGCGTCGTGA